From one Portunus trituberculatus isolate SZX2019 chromosome 8, ASM1759143v1, whole genome shotgun sequence genomic stretch:
- the LOC123500392 gene encoding uncharacterized protein LOC123500392 isoform X1 encodes MRTFVVFCFLVVIAATTTSAVPAPAPAAAALGPPAAIDAFIPPAVKAFIPTPEEIAALSALHTTTAAPATAPKAA; translated from the exons ATGCGTACCTTTGTGGTGTTCTGCTTCCTGGTGGTgattgctgccaccaccacctcagctgTCCCCGCCCCAGCCCCCGCCGCTGCTGCCTTGGGACCCCCTGCAG CTATTGATGCCTTCATTCCCCCAGCTGTGAAGGCCTTTATTCCCACTCCAGAGGAAATTGCAGCACTCAGcgcactacacaccaccactgcagctcCTGCCACTGCTCCTAAAG CAGCatag
- the LOC123500392 gene encoding uncharacterized protein LOC123500392 isoform X2, with protein sequence MRTFVVFCFLVVIAATTTSAVPAPAPAAAALGPPAAIDAFIPPAVKAFIPTPEEIAALSALHTTTAAPATAPKA encoded by the exons ATGCGTACCTTTGTGGTGTTCTGCTTCCTGGTGGTgattgctgccaccaccacctcagctgTCCCCGCCCCAGCCCCCGCCGCTGCTGCCTTGGGACCCCCTGCAG CTATTGATGCCTTCATTCCCCCAGCTGTGAAGGCCTTTATTCCCACTCCAGAGGAAATTGCAGCACTCAGcgcactacacaccaccactgcagctcCTGCCACTGCTCCTAAAG Catag